The Candidatus Palibaumannia cicadellinicola region GATTACCGTAAAGTTGCTGAATTACATATAGATTCAGGTTGGGTACCACCTGATACTAATGTGGAAGATTTTGAGTTTTCTCTACGTGTTGTTTGTGAGCTAATGTTCGAAAAACCATTATCAGAAATATCATTTGGTCACGTATTGCTTAATTTATTCAATACTGCAAAACGTTTTAATATGGAAGTACAGCCACAATTAGTACTTTTACAAAAAACTTTATTTTATATTGAAGGAGTTGGACGTCAACTTTATCCACAACTAGACTTATGGAAAACTGCTAAACCTTTTTTAGAAGACTGGATAAAAGATCAAATTGGTTTATATGCTTTATTCAGTGCTATTAAGTATAGAGCACCTTATTGGGCAGAGAAACTACCAGAATTACCTGAACTATTGTATGAAGGCGTTAAGAATCATAATATGTTAAAAAAAAGCTTAAACTTAATTGTATTTGAATTACGAGAACAGCGTATTAGACATAGTAAGGCTTATTTAATATTGAGCGCTATATTATTGTTTATTGGTATTTTTGTACTTTTATATGATCATTACGCAGAAGTAGTACCTATATTACTAGTTGTATCAGGAATAATAGGTTGTGTTTTAAGCTGGAAGCTCCTCCAATCATAGTAATGATGCATATTAATATTTTTATATTAAATTAATTTAATTATTGTAACAAACAAGTTAGTACTATTAATCATGCAATTTAATCAAAAATAAAAAAATGGCAGGTGGTGTTTCAGTTAATGCGTATACAGCAGCCTATTGGCTCACTATTATTATTATGGCCAACACTATGGGCACTATGGTTAGCAAGTAATGGTTTACCTAGTAAAAAGTATCTAATAATTTTTATTATCGGGGTCTTTTTGATGCGATCAGCTGGTTGTGTTATTAATGATTTTTTAGATCGTAATATAGATAGTTATGTAAAACGCACAAACGGCAGACCGCTACCTAGCGGTCTTATTAAAGAAATAGAAGTAAAAATTGTTTTCGTTGTATTAGTTATGATTTCCTTTGCTTTAGTATTAATATTGAATGCAATGACTATTGCATTATCTATAGTTGCACTTACATTAGCATGTATTTATCCATTAATGAAACGCTATATCAGTATCCCACAATTAGTACTTGCTACTGCATTTAGTTGGTCTATTCCAATGGTTTTCGCATCAGTATGTCATTGCTTACCTGCATGCTGTTGGCTGTTGTTTATGGCTAATCTAACATGGACTATAGCTTATGATACTCAATATGCTATGGTAGATAGAGATGATGATGTATGCATTGGTATAAAATCTACAGCTATTTTATTTGGTCGTTTAGATCGTATTATTATCGGAATATTACAAATAATTATGCTATTATTATTAGTAATAATTGGTTGGTTAATGGCGTTAGGATTTATTTTCTATACTACCCTACTTGGGGTAGTAATACTTTTCATATGGCAGCAAAAACTGATTTTTTTCCGTAATCGTAAGGCTTGTTTTAAAGCATTTTTGAATAATAATTACGTCGGTATGTTGATATTTATCGGAATTTTTCTAAGTTATTCATAGTTTTGTATGATAACTTAATGTTGTTTAATATTTATTGAACTAGTAATAATTATTTTAATTTTTTGTTTAATTAGTGTGTTCACCACATAATATATGTTTTTTATTTTGCTAGTGCTCATCTCGTTACTATAAGTATCATTAATATAATTTTCATTATATAGGGTATTGATAATACTATAAAAAATAGATTTATCGAATAAATCTGGTGCATTAATACTATGTGCTATGTGGTTTGCAACAAGCAAACTTTTTTTTTCTAAAATACTACGATTAATCTGCGGATTATAATATTTTAATGATAAAATTATCGCATAACGTAGTATTGTATCTTGTCCACTTACAGCTAATAGCTCTAGGATATTTATCCTATCCATAATAGGATAAAATTTATGATGTTTTTCTTCTAATAATCTCTGCCTATGTAATTCTATAATTAAATTGTCTATAAATGATGGTAATTCATTGGTACTAAATCGCATGAATAATTCTATTTTTAACATAGGATAAAAGCATAAAATATGCTGATGTAGTTGTTGACGACTAACCCCAGGAACATTAATGATCATCATAGCAACTAAAGAAGGTAAAATAAATAAATGCTGAATATTATTGCGGTAATAAGTAATTCCGGCTGCTTGATAATTTGATAAAAAAATTATATCGCTCATTGTATTATGTACTACACTAAACTTATTTAGTGCTAATGCATGTTTTAGTATAGCTTCAGGCGTAATATTTGGTATAGTAACTTCAGGGGCATAGGGAACATTACGTAATAACTCAAGATAGCACTGGAGTTGTGAAATTAATTGATGACTATTAAGTAAATATGCATACTGATATGATGCTAATAGCACTATAGCACATAAATTTATCGCATTAACTGCTACTGCGTTATTAATTTTTATCATAATAGTAATAGCTATATTATCAACAGTAGTCGTTAGCCAATCTGGTCTAGGGTTGCTAGTAGTGATATTAGTTGCTATTTTATTGATATTGTTGCGCCACTGCGGAACTTGCTGATTAAGCCAATTTACTAGTTGTATTGGTTCACCAAAATTAACATATCCAATGCCAAGATTACGTAATTTACGTAATCCACAAAACATATGTATTAATCCATCTTTCTTTTTTTCTTTACCGCATAATTCTTTAATATATGTAGTTACTTCTATTACATGCTCATAGCCAATATATATAGGCACAATAGTGATCGGTCGTGTACTGGCGCGCAACATAGATTGAATAGTGATAGTTAGAGTACCTTTTTTTGGATCTAGTAATCTGCCAGTACGTGAACGACTACCTTCTAAAAAATATTCCAAAGAGTAACCGCTAGAGAATAGTTCATATAGATATTCTCTAAATATAGCAGAATAAAGCTTATTTTTCTTGAAAGTACGATGTATAAAAAAAGCTCCTAATCTACGAAAAATATTACCTACTGGCCAAAAATTTAGGTTAATACCTGCTGCAATATGTGGTGGAACTAAACCTATATGATATAAAACGTAAGAAAGTAAAAGATAGTCCATATGACTACGGTGACATGGTATATAAACCATCTCATGTCCCTTTTCTGCTAATTGAATAATTCTATTTGTATGACGTACATGTAAGCCTTGATACATAAGGTTCCAGGTCAAACCTAATATGCGATCTGATATGCGTATAGCTTCATACGAAAAATTAGAGGCAATTTCGTCCATTAGTGCAATCGCTTTTTGCTGTGATTGCTTTAATGATATTTTTTTGCTAATTGCTTCATCTTGCACCAATTTATTAATATTATTAGAAGCTAGTAATTTTTTAAATAAATTCTTACGTACCGGTAATCTAGGTCCCATAGTGACTATTTTCTGACGGGCGAAGTTAATGCTGACTAAACGAGCTAATTTTTTTGCAAGAGTATGAGTATTATCTGTACTATGGTGTATATATATATCACGTATTTTTAAAGGATTAGAGAAATGAACAAAACTATCACGACCTAACCATAGTAAAGATATTATTTTTTTTATACCTTGAAGTAGGAGCATGTTATTATTTATTTGATTTTTAGATATATCCCTACCAGGAGAGCGTCCATACATAACTAATACTGGAATAATTTGCACATTCAACCAGGTATATTTTTTTGATAAATGAAGATATTTCTGAAATAAAGCTAAGTTTTGCTGTAGTATCGTACCTCTAAAACTTAGAATTTGGCTATTTTTTATAAAAATATAACGCTTAAGTTTAATACCATAGATATTTATTGGTTCTATAGGATCTGGTAACCCATGTTTTATACACTGTATCCGCATAGTTAATAAATCTAATGTAGAGTTAGATGGCAGTATATATATAATTGGTTGCTGTAAATATAAACCTATTTTTTTAATAAAAAATTTAGGAATAACTTGACTTTTAACTAAAAACTTTAATGGTATAGATAATACCATATAGTATATAGTACGCCAATTTAACATTTCTATGTAAAGTCTCGTGCTTAATGAAGGTTAAAATGCTAGCTGCTAGCTACTAGCTAAATACAAATTTAGTGATAAATAACTATGATTTGCAATCAGTTATTTATTTAAGTAATTTATGCAATAAAGTATTTATTATTTTTCACGAAAAATACCTACTGCATCATATACTTTAGCTAGCGTTAAACTAGCATAGTTACGTGCTTTTTCTGCTCCTTCACGTAACACCTGACTTAGATAAGATTCGTCTGCACGTAGTATAACATAACGATCCTGCAGTGACTTCAGCATATCTGATACTGAACTAGCTACAGAAAATTTTAAATTACTATACATTTTTCCTGAAAAATAAATTTCTAAATTAGCTATAGAAGTACCACTAACGCAGGATAAAATATTAAGTAAGTTAGAAACTCCAGGCTTGTTTACTGGATCAAAATAAACTTTAGGTGGATAGTCTGAATCTGTAACAGCATTATTTATTTTTTTTACTACAGACTTGGGATCTTCTAATAACATTATTACGTTATTCTGGTTTGCAGATGATTTAGACATTTTTTTTAAAGGATCTAGTAATGACATAATACGTGCACCACAATCAGGAATTAATGGTTCAGGTATTGTAAATATATTGCTGCTATAAATAGTATTAAAACGTTTGGCAATATTACGAATCAGCTCAATATGTTGTTTTTGATCTTCACCTACCGGAACTTTATTTGCTTGATACAAAAGAACATCTGCGGCCATTAGTATAGGATAGCTAAAAAGTCCCGCGTTGATATTATCAGCATAACTGGTAGATTTATACTTAAACTGCGTCATTCGGCTCAGTTCTCCGAAGTAAGTATAACAATGTAATAAC contains the following coding sequences:
- the trpS gene encoding tryptophan--tRNA ligase; protein product: MIKPIIFSGAQPSGKLTIGNYIGALSQWVRIQNDNDYECLYCIVDLHALTIKQSATQLRKTSMDFIALYLACGIDPKKSTVFLQSSVPEHSQLSWLLHCYTYFGELSRMTQFKYKSTSYADNINAGLFSYPILMAADVLLYQANKVPVGEDQKQHIELIRNIAKRFNTIYSSNIFTIPEPLIPDCGARIMSLLDPLKKMSKSSANQNNVIMLLEDPKSVVKKINNAVTDSDYPPKVYFDPVNKPGVSNLLNILSCVSGTSIANLEIYFSGKMYSNLKFSVASSVSDMLKSLQDRYVILRADESYLSQVLREGAEKARNYASLTLAKVYDAVGIFREK
- the plsB gene encoding glycerol-3-phosphate 1-O-acyltransferase PlsB, which gives rise to MLNWRTIYYMVLSIPLKFLVKSQVIPKFFIKKIGLYLQQPIIYILPSNSTLDLLTMRIQCIKHGLPDPIEPINIYGIKLKRYIFIKNSQILSFRGTILQQNLALFQKYLHLSKKYTWLNVQIIPVLVMYGRSPGRDISKNQINNNMLLLQGIKKIISLLWLGRDSFVHFSNPLKIRDIYIHHSTDNTHTLAKKLARLVSINFARQKIVTMGPRLPVRKNLFKKLLASNNINKLVQDEAISKKISLKQSQQKAIALMDEIASNFSYEAIRISDRILGLTWNLMYQGLHVRHTNRIIQLAEKGHEMVYIPCHRSHMDYLLLSYVLYHIGLVPPHIAAGINLNFWPVGNIFRRLGAFFIHRTFKKNKLYSAIFREYLYELFSSGYSLEYFLEGSRSRTGRLLDPKKGTLTITIQSMLRASTRPITIVPIYIGYEHVIEVTTYIKELCGKEKKKDGLIHMFCGLRKLRNLGIGYVNFGEPIQLVNWLNQQVPQWRNNINKIATNITTSNPRPDWLTTTVDNIAITIMIKINNAVAVNAINLCAIVLLASYQYAYLLNSHQLISQLQCYLELLRNVPYAPEVTIPNITPEAILKHALALNKFSVVHNTMSDIIFLSNYQAAGITYYRNNIQHLFILPSLVAMMIINVPGVSRQQLHQHILCFYPMLKIELFMRFSTNELPSFIDNLIIELHRQRLLEEKHHKFYPIMDRINILELLAVSGQDTILRYAIILSLKYYNPQINRSILEKKSLLVANHIAHSINAPDLFDKSIFYSIINTLYNENYINDTYSNEMSTSKIKNIYYVVNTLIKQKIKIIITSSINIKQH
- the ubiA gene encoding 4-hydroxybenzoate octaprenyltransferase, which produces MKKWQVVFQLMRIQQPIGSLLLLWPTLWALWLASNGLPSKKYLIIFIIGVFLMRSAGCVINDFLDRNIDSYVKRTNGRPLPSGLIKEIEVKIVFVVLVMISFALVLILNAMTIALSIVALTLACIYPLMKRYISIPQLVLATAFSWSIPMVFASVCHCLPACCWLLFMANLTWTIAYDTQYAMVDRDDDVCIGIKSTAILFGRLDRIIIGILQIIMLLLLVIIGWLMALGFIFYTTLLGVVILFIWQQKLIFFRNRKACFKAFLNNNYVGMLIFIGIFLSYS